In a genomic window of Anser cygnoides isolate HZ-2024a breed goose chromosome 26, Taihu_goose_T2T_genome, whole genome shotgun sequence:
- the NKX3-1 gene encoding homeobox protein Nkx-3.1 codes for MSAGVLPLGGQKAPGSPQKTVPTSSRPRTSFLIQDILWDRAEQRTRAEQSERRGFGSPEDGEQGAAPGDPPRSPRAPGASPAQPHDADADATAETPLCDCFSKKKSLPRAPRASPRPAKRSRAAFTHSQVLELERKFSHQRYLSAPERAHLAQNLQLTETQVKIWFQNRRYKTKRRLGGSGLGGLEPGRKAAEPPAAPLLALHAGARYLPCLYYLQGWSPAVW; via the exons atgaGTGCTGGGGTGCTGCCCCTCGGGGGGCAGAaagcccccggcagcccccagaAGACCGTGCCCACCTCGTCCAGACCCCGGACGTCCTTCCTCATCCAGGACATCCTCTGGgacagggctgagcagagaacACGGGCAGAGCAGAGTGAGAGAAGAGGTTTTGGCAGCCCGGaggatggggagcagggggcggccccaggggacccccccaggagccctcGTGCCCCAGgagcctccccagcccagccccacgaTGCGGACGCAG ATGCCACAGCGGAGACCCCCCTGTGCGACtgcttctccaaaaaaaaatctctgcccCGCGCCCCACGAGCCTCCCCCCGGCCGGCGAAACGCTCGCGGGCGGCGTTCACCCACAGCCAGGTCCTGGAACTGGAGCGGAAATTCAGCCACCAGAGATACCTGTCGGCCCCGGAGCGAGCCCACCTGGCCCAAAACCTGCAGCTCACCGAGACCCAGGTGAAGATCTGGTTCCAGAACCGGAGGTACAAGACcaagaggaggctggggggatcCGGCCTCGGCGGACTCGAGCCCGGGCGCAAAGCGGCCGagccgcccgcggccccgctgctggcGCTGCACGCAGGTGCCCGCTACCTGCCCTGCCTCTACTACCTACAGGGCTGGAGCCCTGCGGTGTGGTGA
- the NKX2-6 gene encoding homeobox protein Nkx-2.6 — MLPTPFSVKDILDLERRSAPGAPGAGAGSSPDGGDAPPRPPPPPPGKRLLAHPLEADGKKSDPCNHPKQRHRRKPRVLFSQAQVFELERRFKQQKYLSAPEREHLASVLKLTSTQVKIWFQNRRYKCKRQRQDKSLELAAHPPPPRRVAVPVLVRDGKPCFGGSQPYPAPYGSPPCPYSSCYGAYSSSPCAGSSGGGYAGVLSP; from the exons ATGCTGCCCACCCCCTTCTCCGTTAAGGACATCCTGGACCTGGAGCGGCGGAgcgcccccggagcccccggggccggggctgggagcagccccgACGGGGGGGAcgcgcccccccgcccgcccccgccgccaccgg GAAAACGTTTGCTCGCCCACCCCTTGGAGGCAGACGGGAAGAAAAGCGACCCTTGCAACCATCCCAAGCAGCGGCACCGACGAAAACCCCGCGTGTTGTTCTCCCAGGCTCAGGTGTTCGAGCTGGAGCGGCGCTTCAAGCAGCAGAAATACCTCTCGGCTCCCGAAAGGGAGCACCTGGCCAGCGTGCTCAAGCTCACCTCCACCCAGGTGAAAATCTGGTTCCAGAACCGGCGCTACAAGTGCAAGAGGCAAAGGCAGGACAAATCCCTGGAGCTGGCAGCCCACCCGCCACCGCCGCGCAGGGTGGCGGTGCCGGTGCTGGTCAGGGATGGCAAACCctgttttggggggtcccagcctTACCCAGCACCTTATGGCAGCCCGCCGTGCCCCTATAGCAGCTGCTACGGCGCCTATAGCAGCAgcccctgtgctgggagctccgGGGGGGGCTACGCTGGGGTGCTGTCACCGTGA